The Chryseolinea soli nucleotide sequence TGGTCATGCTGCTGATCACGGACTGAACCTTCCCCATCAACGCGTCATCCGAAAGGCCGTTTATGTTCAGTGCGACCCTGTTTTTCTTTCTCATAATTTTTGAAATTTATTTTTCGTTATGCCAGGTCTATCGGCAATCGCCATGCCGGGCCAAAACACTCTGTTTTACGACAAGGCCGGTGTGAAAAATTACATGCTTAAGATCACAGACCTCACGCAACACCATGCAATGCGAACCGTTGATCAACGCAGCAACCGGAAGGTGAACGGAAGATCAAAGTCTGTTTTACTTTGTGCCGTCGTTAAATTTTGTCAAATCAATTTGGGAAGTGGGGTGGCAAAGGAGGTGTACCAAAGTTTAGTCACATTTCTACATGCATGATAGAGAAGGCATTGTTGGTGCATGCCGGCAACGAAGGATTGGCCCTCGACGGCGCTGAAAAAATGGTAAAGCATATTCTCTTTGGAGCAAAGGGGAATATTAAAATCGATTTTTGATATTCTTTTTAGAGTAAAGAGAATATTAAAAACGACAAACCATATTCTTTTTGGCGCAAAGAGAATATTAAAAACGATTCTCAATATTCTTTTTAGGGCAAAGAGAATATTAAAGACGACAAACTATGTTCTTTTTAGAGCAAAAGGAATATTAAAAATGACAAACCCTGTTCTCTTTGATACAAGAGAAAGGACAGACGCGATGTACAGGACTTGTTTTTGAGGCAGCCATTGAAAAAGAAAGTGATAAACTGAATTCTTTTTGCAGTGGGAAGTATGAATGATGGTGAGGGGTGTATAAGAGCAGAAGCGAAGGTATTACCTGCGGCTTGGTGCTCTTTATTTTAAGAGCAGGCAATGCCCGGTAAATGATGGTGGGTGACGACAACGCGATATTCAGCTGATATTGCCGATGAAAAAAAGTTGAACGATGTATTGACAGCGACAGACAATCGTTGCGATACTGCAACGACATTTCAGTATGCGTATGATTTTTGGAGGGTGCTTCGATGACGGCGTGACGATTGTGATCAACTGCAACTATACACTTCATGCAAGGGTTGTCCCGATTGGGCACAACAAATTCCCAAAGCTGGTCGCTTACTGCAAATTGCATTGCGTTAATGATGAGGTAAGCTGCCGCTGGTATCGCTGATGATCTTGTCCAATTGTGCCGACACAATGGCTTTAAGGAAATTATCGAGACAGTAGAAGTGTGTCACCATTTCGTCGAAGTGGGTGGGCAGGTTTTCGTGTTCGTGGCGGACATAGTTGTGATAGAGTTCCAGCAGCGTGTTGCGCAGCTCGTGGGGCGGCAGGTTCGTGAGCATGTCGTGAAGCAGGTTCAGGGCTTCGTCGGTAAGCAGGGTGTTGGTGGGGAGGGAGAAAGTTTTACAGGGCACAGCCTGGGGTTTGGTGGTGAACATACGGTTTGCGTTTAGGTTGGCAACCAAGGTCCACGTCCGGGCTGAAAGCTGCAAATCCAATTTGAATAGTCCCTAGCCTTTGGTCCTGCGTATTAGGTGCGACTATAGCTCCTCGTCTTGGGGCTCCGTAGACAGGCCGGTTCCGCCTATAGACACTAGACATCGGCTGCCGGGTCTATAAGCTACCACTACTGAGCTCGCGCTATTTTCGTCCCTAACGCCCGGGATTATCACAGAAGCCCATTAATTTCAATGTACTCAGTACTAAATACTAAAGACTAAATACTATTTTTGAGTATGACAGCCGAAGCCACTCCCAAACCACACCTTGGCCGCAACATCCGCCACTTTCGCCAGGAAAACGACCTGAAGCAAGACGAACTCGCCGACCTGATGGGCGACCCCTGGACTCAGAAAAAGATATCCCAACTTGAGGCCAAGGCCGCCATCGACGATGGTATCTTAGAGCAAGTGGCCCGGGCGTTGAAGATAAGTGTGGATGACATAAAAGAGTATAGCAATGTGCCCGTTGTGAATTATGTTCAGAATAACTTCGAGGGTTCTAATACCCAGGCGCCCAATGTTAATAATCTTCAATGCACTTTCAATCCGTTGGATAAAGTTATGGAAGCGCATGAGGATGTGAAACGATTGTATGAGGCGCTTTTGAAGGAGAAGGATGAGAAGATTGCGTTGTTGAATAAGATGTTGGGGAATAAACAGGGATAGGCCCAAAGAATAACGAAGCTGGTTTTAAGAAAAAAAGGTACCGAGCCTTGCGCTCCTTTTTTTGCGGATTAACTAGTGCCTTTGCCAGCGATCAAAATTCTTGCACGTGGTCTCTTGGCCAGTCAGCCACACCTTTGCGCTATTAATTGATAGGTTGTGGGATCACATAAAGACTCTTGCCTGATGTAACGTCATTCAACGCGTCGTTCCTGTTGGTCTAAACACGTTTATGTCAACTTAAAAAAATACCCACCATGAAAACATTTACACTTTTACGGAGATTGCGCTTTGCTGCAATAGTTTTCCTATGCGCTCTAAATTTTTCATTTGCCAGTGGAATTCAAAGCTTGTTAATTCCTAAGATTGATGCCCCGGTAAAGGCGAAAAATGGCATTATTGAACTTCCGGCCTTTTGCGCGGATATTTCGAAAACGTGGGCCAATGATGGGACCATTCTTGAAACAATTTTCTGGGGTGGATCTGAAACTGCCGTGCATCTAATTATCGCCGGTCAGTCTAAGACGTTGACCTTATCGTCGCTATCAAAGCAAATTAAGATTGTTGCCGCAACAAGGTCGATTCTTATAAAGACGTTGAGTAAGTCGATTCGCCTCGTTAGCATCGAGTCTAATGGATTTATGGTCGGCAACAAAGCGAATCTACCTTATATTACGAGGGATCAGTATCTAGCAAGCCTAAATAGTTTCAATGATCCAAATTACAATATCAATTCGCAATACCACTCCATGTATCAGCAGTTATTGTGGAAGATTATCTATAATGCGGAACGTGCAAACGAGCCGATAAAGATCAAAAGACTTACAGAAATTGCTGAAAAGAATTTTGCAAACAAAGACTTAGAAATTAGAATTTTGGGATCAGACAAAATTGAGTTAGTTGATAAGGGAAAAAATATTAAACTGATACAAGACTTCTATACCTATCAGAACGTAAATATCTATAACCTAAAAAGGCTGCAACTCGATGAGGGGGATTCGTGGGAAATCTGCCTAAATTTTGACCCTGCGGATTCATCATTGATCTCGTTTTCAATGTCAGGCAAGTACGAAAACGTTGTGCCAATCGAAATAGTTTATAGTTCCACAAATCAAATACGCCTTTCCTCCTATATTAAAAAAGAAATTGAACTTAAACCAGGAATCGATATTGAATGTGGGATAGCTATTGAAGTCGATCCGAAGGAAGGCGAGATTAAAGCGGACTCACCATTTCAGAAATGCGATGTGAAGGCATCTGGTAATGTTTGTAGTCAAGAGGGTGTACAATTGGAAGTAGAGGTTTGTGGGATAAAATTAAATTTGAATTTAACGCAGATCTTTTTTAATGACTGACGCTTGTGGCTCTGTGCACTAAATGACGGTCTTGTAACAACATTCATCGTGTAAAGGTTATCGCCAATAACTCGGTTTAATCTAATATGGCAACGATCGGTCCCGTTCTTGTGGAGGTGTGAGCGCCCAAAGTTGCATTAAGTGAGGGTAGCTTCCATCACCATACGCTTATCAACGACTCTCTTTAGATAAGACACTGCCTAATAAAGTGTCTTATTCTTTTGGCCTCCTGATATGCCAAACTTCTCGCATCGTTCTAATTTGCTGAGAAGACATCTTAAGTGATTCTTTTTTTGAGTATCCTTCTCGACGATAGTTATTTGATAGGGTGCCGGCAAGGAGGGCGTTCCATTTATTGTCAAAGGCAACGTCAGGTACTTCAATCAATATGGAGTTCTCGCCGTTGATATCCCTGGCGCGATCACCCGGTTTTCCTGCTTGTAGAAAGAAACCTCTGGACTGAATGATTCCGTCAATAAGCGAGAATTCTTTGGTCAACTGAAATACAATGGCGAAGGTGATTTCCAACGGTTTGATGAATTCCAGATGTAAAAAAATCTCTTTTGGTTTAAATAGGGTTTTTGATCGCCCCCATGTGACTTTCGTGTCGCCTGAGGTAGTCAAGAGATGCATTTTAATAAGGTCCGAAATGCCGGGAAATTCAACGGCATTTATAACCAATATTGGAAGAAGACGACCTTCAGCCAGATTAGGGCTAGAGATCATGCCATTGTGCATTATAGGAACGACATGGTTTATCTCAATTTTATTTTGACTCATGTAGAAAATCTTTTAATAGAAAACATTCGGCAAATGCCACATTTCCTCCCGTGTCAATAGCATTGATAAGAAATCTTTCAATACGACGGCCCCCAAAAATTTTTGCTGGTTCTTCGAAGATAAGCCATTTTGACTCTGTAGACCTTTCTTCAATCCGGATATCAGCCGGAAACGATGAAAGTGACTGAGGCAGAAACTTAACGTGAGACGGTTCATGGTCGAGGGTAACTCTAGAAACAGAGTCATCTTCTTTTACATATTCGATTTGGAGCGTTGACCTGTATCCTCCTTTTGAGTCAGAATGATTTGTAATTGTACAATGAAAGAAAATAAACTTCCGTGGTTCTGCTTCGCGATTTATCCATCGGTAGCCATCGATGAGGTATACAGAAAAATTTGCCTCCCTTTTCTGATGGTCAATGCGTGATAGCTCAAGCGCTTTTTTTGCAATTCGATTACTGTTATAGGCATAAAATGCGGAAAGAATCGCTGCGATTGTCGCAAACATTGTCAAGTAATCCTGTTGATGCATAACAGCTAATGTGAGGTCGATAATGCTTTACAATTTATTAAATTCCATTGATTTTCTAAAGTTGCCCCGCCTTTGCAGCGTTTTCAAGCTACAGTTTGAGCGAGCTATTCAAGGCGAAGAGATGTTTTTCTAGACTTTAACAACATTCATTAAAGAAAATGTTATTGCCAATAACTCGGCTTAATCCAATATAGCAACGATTGGTTTCCTTCTTGCGGAGGTGTAGGACTCCAAAGTCTCAGTAAGTGAGGGTAGCTATCCATTAAAATGCTCTTATCAACGATTCTCTTTAAATAACCCTCCGGTACTTTGTCCTCGCTGTTCAAACTTTTAAGCAATTCATACTTTTCAATCAAGGGAAAAAATTTTTGACCATAGTCATGAAGGCCGTTATAAGCTATAAGTAAGATTTCGTAATTAGACAATTGGGCCCTGAGAATTTTGATGAATTCCAGTTTTTTGCTGTTGCTCAATGAAGACCTTTCTGCAAATCTGACAATATGGTAAAGGTTTCTGAAATAGTGACTGAGATCACTTTGATGTAGATGGAAAAAATGGTCATATATTAGCAATAACAACTCCTTTCCTTTTTTGCCAAAGCAACGGCCTCTGAGTCGTTCGTCTATCTCATATAATGGCTTAGGTTGATATTTAACGATGAAAAACTGGGAATGCGGAAGGGTAGCAAATGGCTTAAATTGAATTGCATCCGACTGGCACAGAGTTTCATAGTCTACAGCAATTCTTTCTGCGATATCGTCAAAAAATTCTCTGCCTTTGCTTGCAGATCCTATTCCCTCGATTTCCGTATTTATATTGTCAATGAGCTTGTGATGCTGATCGATCAGTTTAAAAAAATTGTTACTGAAGTTTTGTGCAGTATTGCTCTGAAGGTTTGCAATTACAAGTAGTGTACTTCCGAGCGTTAAAAGAGGAACGACAAGCCCAGTAACAAACGGGTGAATATCTTTCGCTTTAGTAGCATCAGGCCTCAGAAATTCACCACCCAAGTAACCGCCAAAGACTAAGTACCAAAATGTCAACGATGTGGCTGCCACCAATAAAATATATGCTAGCGTTGTGATGGAAAATAGATTTTTCATTTAAGGAGGTGACTTTTGTTTTCCAAGGCTAAAACTTCATCCAACTATTCGCTAGTGAGTTTCGTGAAAAGTTTATCCAAAAATTCGCTTTTTCTCAATTGACATTGCCAGACAGTAACAACACGCCAGCCCGCTTTTTTAAGGACCCTGCTTTTAGTTCTATCTCTTAACCTGTTTGCTTCTACCTTTTGTTTCCAAAAGACACTATTTGTGTCAGGCAGCTTGTAGTATTTGCAATTTTTATGGCCATGCCAGAAACAGCCATGTACAAATATTACTGTTCGCAATTCTGATAGAGTAAAATCCGGTGTTCCCGGAAGAGACTTTAGATGTTTTCGATATCGAATTTTGTTTTTTCGTAAAAGTCTTGACAGTATTCTTTCAGGCGCAGTATTTTTCGGGCCGACTCGTGACATCATCCACGACCGCTTCTCTTTTGTTACTGTATCCAAATTATTTATTTAATTGTGCCCCCTGAACTCAGTAAGATCTTGACCCTGTCTTTAATATTCTCATAAACTGAGTTCAACTTTCTCTTTGCTTTTTCTGTCAGTAATGCAGTATGAGCAAGTGCGTCTCGGATGGGTTTGTATTCGTTTGCGTCTCTTGACAGGCTTGCTTGCTTTAGTTGATCCCCTTTGTCGACCAAATAGCTCAGATCATCCATTGACAGATAGCTTAAATCGCTCCCTTTTTGCCTGATTTCAATACTGAGGTTTCCTTTGCCTTTGTTTTCAGTTTCTTTTTCTTTCCACCTTTTTACCACTTTTTGCGCTTCTGTCGAGAGAGATATATTTTGGTCGCTAATGTATTTTCGAACCAGGTTCTCTGAAATGAAACATTCCGCGTAAGAGCCGAAATTGAACTCGGCATCCTTTTCCAAGTCATCTACCCATTGGAGTACTTTGGTTCTATTCTTGGACTTTTCCGGTGGCGTATATTCTGCTGACACGGCATTGAACAAATCTCTTGATGTCCGTTCCTTGACTGTCATTCTAGGATTCTCCGAGTCGCCAGGTAATCGATACTTGATTCTCAGGCGATCCCAGTCATCGATTACTTTTTTCATTATTTCATCTCTAAAATTTTTCAGAAAGAGCTGATACTTGGTGTCATCCGCTACCACGCCTTCCCTATCGCTAGTAAAACGATCTTTATCGCTGTCATCCAGTTCGTCAAAGTGAATTTGTCCATATAAATAATCTTCAACAATTCGAGCAGTGGGGATGTGCTTAAGGATGTTTTTCTCCCGCAATCGGCCATTGACAAAAAGATCAACGCTAACTCTTTCATCTAAATTCATGATGTTCAAATCGCGAGGTTTGCCAACGGTTGCCAAAAAACCCCGGATGTTACTTTTTGAATCGATCGTTTTTCGCTCCTTAACATTGGCAAGTTGCTTTTTAACGTATGGATCTTCTATCTCATTTACGTTCCATAAAAACTCGGTTTTTTCTGAAAGGTCATCAAGATCACTGAGTGAAATTTTGTTGTTATCGATGAATATATTGAACGACTTATCAAGTAGAGAAAAACGAAAGTATAACGCGATTAATTTTCTAAGGATAGCAAGACTGCTCTTAATTCCACCTTTGATATCTTCGAAATGGATGATCGATCCATGGCCGTGATCGGTCATATATTTTTTAAGGCCCTTTGATTTCTCACGCCAGGAACCTAATGGATACTGCTGGGGTGTAAGATCATTGGTAATTGCTAGGTCAAGGCCAGAATTGTCGATCACACCACCGACATATTCCCCTTTCTTTGTTTTCGATATCACGGTAATTCTTTCTGCGCACGACAATAGGGCTAGTTTCCCGATTCCTTTTCTGCCAATGAAAGGCCTTCCCTTCGATGATTTAGATTGTCCACCCTGGCGCTTTGAGTAACCGATTTTTAAGAATTTGTTCTGAAAGTCATCAGCGGTCATTCCGATACCATCGTCTTTGATTACGAAATTGTTATTTGATTTGTCGATATAAATCCAAACGTTCTTGGCGTCGGCGTCCCAGGCATTTGAAATGGCTTCACCCAAGACGGTGATGAAGCTTCTGTAGAGGTTTCTCCCTAGATGGTTAAGTACACTCAGCGAGATGTTGAACGAAAATTCATCGAGTTTTATTTTTTTTGCCATGATGCTTACGGATATGACTTCGGATCGATTTGCCGATTACAAACCCAAGCTCTACTGGCACCGCATTTCCGATGTGAACACCAAGGTTAGTCAATTGAAAATCTTCATGCTCATCTTCAATGAATTTGTAATCCGCAGGAAATGTTTGGAGTAGCGCTGCTTCTCGCACAGTCAAAGCTCGATCCTGTGTTGGGTGACCGAAACGCCCCGTGCCATAGTTATAGAATTGAGTTGTGATCGTCGGAGCTGGTTCATTCCAGGTCATTCGGCCATACACCGATTTATAGCTGTCTCCCGATTCGCGTGAATGGCATGCTAACCTAAGTTCTTCGTCCCAATCAAGCCAGCTTCCGTTAGGTTTGGAAGCCTTTATCCTTTTAAGATTGAGATCGGTGAGTTTTGTCGTCCTATGGAGGGGGTCAGTTTTACAAATTTCGCCGGATTGAACGGGCGGTAAATGGCCAATTGCCTCTTTAGTGGTGACAAAGTGCGGGTCTTCATGGGTACTTGGAATAAGTTCTATCTTCCCGAAACGTGACGCCAATAAGACTAGCCTGCGTCTCTTTTGAGGAATGCCAAACTCGGGACAATAGACGTTCGAATAAGAGACATGGTAT carries:
- a CDS encoding helix-turn-helix domain-containing protein → MTAEATPKPHLGRNIRHFRQENDLKQDELADLMGDPWTQKKISQLEAKAAIDDGILEQVARALKISVDDIKEYSNVPVVNYVQNNFEGSNTQAPNVNNLQCTFNPLDKVMEAHEDVKRLYEALLKEKDEKIALLNKMLGNKQG
- a CDS encoding putative phage abortive infection protein; protein product: MKNLFSITTLAYILLVAATSLTFWYLVFGGYLGGEFLRPDATKAKDIHPFVTGLVVPLLTLGSTLLVIANLQSNTAQNFSNNFFKLIDQHHKLIDNINTEIEGIGSASKGREFFDDIAERIAVDYETLCQSDAIQFKPFATLPHSQFFIVKYQPKPLYEIDERLRGRCFGKKGKELLLLIYDHFFHLHQSDLSHYFRNLYHIVRFAERSSLSNSKKLEFIKILRAQLSNYEILLIAYNGLHDYGQKFFPLIEKYELLKSLNSEDKVPEGYLKRIVDKSILMDSYPHLLRLWSPTPPQEGNQSLLYWIKPSYWQ
- a CDS encoding very short patch repair endonuclease gives rise to the protein MMSRVGPKNTAPERILSRLLRKNKIRYRKHLKSLPGTPDFTLSELRTVIFVHGCFWHGHKNCKYYKLPDTNSVFWKQKVEANRLRDRTKSRVLKKAGWRVVTVWQCQLRKSEFLDKLFTKLTSE
- a CDS encoding ATP-binding protein; translated protein: MAKKIKLDEFSFNISLSVLNHLGRNLYRSFITVLGEAISNAWDADAKNVWIYIDKSNNNFVIKDDGIGMTADDFQNKFLKIGYSKRQGGQSKSSKGRPFIGRKGIGKLALLSCAERITVISKTKKGEYVGGVIDNSGLDLAITNDLTPQQYPLGSWREKSKGLKKYMTDHGHGSIIHFEDIKGGIKSSLAILRKLIALYFRFSLLDKSFNIFIDNNKISLSDLDDLSEKTEFLWNVNEIEDPYVKKQLANVKERKTIDSKSNIRGFLATVGKPRDLNIMNLDERVSVDLFVNGRLREKNILKHIPTARIVEDYLYGQIHFDELDDSDKDRFTSDREGVVADDTKYQLFLKNFRDEIMKKVIDDWDRLRIKYRLPGDSENPRMTVKERTSRDLFNAVSAEYTPPEKSKNRTKVLQWVDDLEKDAEFNFGSYAECFISENLVRKYISDQNISLSTEAQKVVKRWKEKETENKGKGNLSIEIRQKGSDLSYLSMDDLSYLVDKGDQLKQASLSRDANEYKPIRDALAHTALLTEKAKRKLNSVYENIKDRVKILLSSGGTIK
- a CDS encoding DNA cytosine methyltransferase; this encodes MKISAIDLFCGIGGLSYGMKKAGIRMVAGIDIDDTCEYAYKANVKADFIAQNIAKLNGKQLKKDYWSDDDRVKILVGCAPCQPFSSHTNKNKHRKKGNRWRLLNEFVRLIDETGCDIVSMENVPNLSNQKIFEDFINFLESKKYHVSYSNVYCPEFGIPQKRRRLVLLASRFGKIELIPSTHEDPHFVTTKEAIGHLPPVQSGEICKTDPLHRTTKLTDLNLKRIKASKPNGSWLDWDEELRLACHSRESGDSYKSVYGRMTWNEPAPTITTQFYNYGTGRFGHPTQDRALTVREAALLQTFPADYKFIEDEHEDFQLTNLGVHIGNAVPVELGFVIGKSIRSHIRKHHGKKNKTR